The Gemmatimonadaceae bacterium genome contains a region encoding:
- a CDS encoding UPF0182 family protein — translation MRRLLIGIVVLALLGLIVFPWLAGFATDWLWFREIGFTTVFTTSLIWRVVLFVAGGVVGWAIVFGNLRLAAGHPGKMPALFIQRLNAPPLDVSRLLRPVIRLGSLFVAFLVAVAASSLWMTFLQAFHGASVGTVDPIFGRDVGFYLFRLPAISVVLNVLITLGALSLAAVAVVYALRGELVLGPRRATADAGAERHIGLLVAALFVLSALRLWIVRTAELLYSTTGPLVGASYADVHVALPGIRLSAIVALLGAGLVAYGLIRGRLLRYTLIGVGAYVVVGILARGVVPLAVERLVVLPNELVDETPFLKNHIMATRRAWGIDGVQTSNLSGEAKLTMADIRANAATIDNVRLWERDLLQQTFKQIQEIRTYYDFVSVNDDRYTIDGQYRQVHLSARELNTASLPTQTFINDRLTFTHGMGVTMAPVNQVTPEGLPVLFIKNLPPESDVSVKLTRPQIYYGQLTNSYVFVNTAQKEFDYPAGETNMYTSYTGTGGVPVGSLARRALYAWEFGSLNILFSDGITGAARIMYHRNIMDRATTALPFLDFDPDPYLVITDAGRLVWILDGYTTSDRYPYSEPVGDGTNYMRNSVKVTIDAYDGAVTAYVMDPNDPVIRTDEQIFPGIFKPLAAMPADIRAHLRYPGRLFRIQATLQATYHMDEPDAFYHREDQWQIPSPADGASNVTPFMRHIILRLPGEQKPEFIYMTPFTPRGKDNLAAWMVARMDGDNYGKLMVYRFPKQSLVYGPTQIVNRINQDTDISRQLTLWDQRGSQVIRGELLVIPIEESLLYVEPLYLRASGGTIPELKRVVVASGNRVVMGETLDEALNAMFGAGASVTATGDMLDTAGVAAAAGAVAGAPAPTASQVTLLQQAQNHYDRAIAAQRAGDWAAYGREIDALGAAIKQLRTRQH, via the coding sequence GTGCGACGCCTGTTGATCGGCATCGTCGTCCTCGCGTTGCTCGGCTTGATCGTGTTCCCCTGGCTGGCGGGCTTCGCCACCGACTGGCTCTGGTTCCGGGAGATCGGATTCACCACCGTGTTCACGACGTCGCTCATCTGGCGCGTGGTGCTGTTCGTGGCCGGTGGCGTGGTGGGGTGGGCGATCGTGTTCGGCAACCTGCGGCTGGCGGCCGGGCACCCGGGCAAGATGCCCGCGCTGTTCATCCAGCGGCTGAACGCGCCGCCGCTCGACGTTTCGCGTCTGCTCAGGCCGGTGATCCGCCTCGGCTCGCTGTTCGTGGCGTTTCTCGTGGCGGTGGCGGCCTCGTCGCTCTGGATGACCTTCCTGCAGGCGTTCCACGGCGCCTCGGTGGGCACGGTGGATCCGATCTTCGGGCGCGACGTGGGCTTCTATCTGTTCCGGCTGCCGGCGATCTCGGTGGTGCTGAACGTGCTGATCACGCTGGGCGCGCTCTCGCTGGCGGCGGTGGCGGTGGTGTATGCCCTGCGCGGCGAGCTGGTGCTGGGGCCGCGGCGGGCCACGGCCGATGCGGGCGCCGAGCGCCATATCGGGCTGCTGGTGGCGGCGCTGTTCGTGCTCTCGGCGCTGCGGCTCTGGATCGTGCGCACGGCGGAGCTGCTCTACTCCACCACGGGCCCGCTCGTGGGCGCGAGCTACGCCGACGTGCACGTGGCGCTGCCCGGAATTCGCCTGTCGGCGATCGTGGCGCTCCTCGGCGCCGGGCTGGTGGCGTACGGGCTCATCCGCGGCCGGCTGTTGCGGTACACGCTGATCGGGGTGGGCGCGTACGTGGTGGTGGGGATCCTGGCCCGCGGCGTGGTGCCGCTGGCGGTGGAGCGGCTGGTGGTGCTGCCCAACGAACTGGTGGACGAGACGCCCTTTCTCAAGAATCACATCATGGCCACGCGCCGGGCGTGGGGCATCGACGGCGTGCAGACCAGCAATCTGAGCGGCGAAGCCAAGCTGACGATGGCCGACATCCGCGCCAACGCGGCGACGATCGACAACGTGCGCCTGTGGGAGCGCGACCTGCTCCAGCAGACGTTCAAGCAGATCCAGGAGATCCGCACCTACTACGACTTCGTGTCGGTGAACGACGATCGGTACACCATCGACGGGCAGTACCGCCAGGTGCACCTGTCGGCCCGCGAGCTGAACACGGCGTCGCTGCCCACGCAGACGTTCATCAACGATCGCCTCACGTTCACGCACGGCATGGGCGTGACGATGGCGCCGGTGAACCAGGTGACGCCCGAGGGGCTGCCGGTGCTGTTCATCAAGAACCTGCCCCCCGAGTCGGACGTCTCGGTGAAGCTCACGCGGCCGCAGATCTACTACGGGCAGCTCACCAACAGCTACGTGTTCGTGAACACGGCGCAGAAGGAGTTCGACTACCCGGCGGGCGAGACGAACATGTACACGTCGTACACGGGCACGGGCGGGGTGCCCGTGGGCTCGCTGGCCCGCCGCGCGCTGTACGCCTGGGAGTTCGGGTCGCTCAACATCCTGTTCTCGGATGGGATCACCGGCGCGGCGCGGATCATGTACCACCGCAACATCATGGACCGGGCCACCACGGCGCTCCCGTTCCTGGACTTCGATCCCGATCCCTATCTCGTGATCACCGACGCCGGCCGGCTGGTGTGGATCCTGGACGGCTACACCACCAGCGACCGCTATCCGTATTCGGAGCCGGTGGGCGACGGCACCAACTACATGCGCAACAGCGTGAAGGTGACGATCGACGCCTACGACGGCGCGGTGACGGCGTACGTGATGGACCCCAACGACCCGGTGATCCGCACCGACGAGCAGATCTTCCCGGGGATCTTCAAGCCGCTGGCCGCGATGCCGGCCGACATCCGGGCGCACCTGCGCTATCCGGGGCGGCTGTTCCGCATCCAGGCCACGCTGCAGGCCACCTACCACATGGATGAGCCGGACGCGTTCTACCACCGCGAGGACCAGTGGCAGATCCCGAGCCCCGCCGACGGCGCGTCCAACGTGACGCCGTTCATGCGGCACATCATCCTGCGGCTGCCCGGCGAACAGAAGCCCGAGTTCATCTACATGACGCCGTTCACGCCCCGCGGCAAGGACAACCTCGCGGCGTGGATGGTGGCGCGCATGGACGGCGACAACTACGGCAAGCTGATGGTGTACCGGTTCCCCAAGCAGAGCCTGGTGTACGGGCCCACGCAGATCGTGAACCGGATCAACCAGGACACCGACATCTCGCGCCAGCTCACGCTGTGGGATCAGCGCGGCTCGCAGGTGATTCGCGGCGAGCTGCTGGTGATCCCGATCGAGGAATCGCTGCTCTACGTGGAGCCGCTGTACCTGCGCGCCTCGGGGGGCACGATCCCCGAACTCAAGCGCGTGGTCGTGGCCAGCGGCAACCGCGTGGTGATGGGGGAGACGCTCGACGAGGCGCTGAACGCGATGTTCGGCGCGGGGGCGTCGGTCACGGCCACGGGTGACATGCTCGACACCGCCGGCGTGGCGGCCGCAGCCGGCGCCGTGGCTGGCGCGCCGGCTCCCACGGCCTCGCAGGTCACGCTGCTCCAGCAGGCCCAGAACCACTACGACCGGGCGATCGCGGCGCAGCGCGCCGGCGATTGGGCCGCCTACGGCCGCGAGATCGACGCCCTGGGCGCCGCGATCAAGCAGCTCCGCACGCGACAGCACTAA
- a CDS encoding insulinase family protein, which yields MRNRFLLAAIAALLPTLAAAQAAPPLTATLPVDSAVTVGTLPNGLRYYIRVNHKPEKRAELRLVVNAGSILETDKQLGLAHFIEHMAFNGTQHFPKNALVSYLQSIGVQFGADLNASTGFDETVYILPIPTDTARIVDKAFQILSDWAHGQLFDSTEVVDERGVVREEWRGRKGADDRMLQQWLPIAFKG from the coding sequence ATGCGCAACCGATTCCTGCTCGCCGCGATCGCGGCGCTCCTGCCCACGCTGGCCGCGGCGCAGGCCGCGCCGCCGCTCACCGCCACCCTGCCCGTCGACTCGGCGGTGACCGTGGGGACGCTGCCCAACGGGCTGCGCTACTACATCCGCGTGAACCACAAGCCGGAGAAGCGCGCCGAACTGCGGCTGGTGGTGAACGCCGGCTCGATTCTCGAGACCGACAAGCAGCTCGGACTCGCGCACTTCATCGAGCACATGGCGTTCAACGGCACCCAGCACTTTCCCAAGAACGCGCTGGTGAGTTATCTGCAGTCCATCGGCGTGCAGTTCGGCGCCGACCTGAACGCCTCCACGGGCTTCGACGAGACGGTGTACATCCTGCCCATCCCCACCGACACGGCGCGGATCGTGGACAAGGCGTTCCAGATCCTGAGCGACTGGGCGCACGGGCAGCTGTTCGATTCCACCGAGGTGGTGGACGAACGCGGCGTGGTGCGCGAGGAATGGCGCGGCCGCAAGGGCGCCGACGACCGCATGCTGCAGCAATGGCTGCCGATCGCGTTCAAGGG